The segment CTCCGCGCAGCGTGCGACCGAGATCGAGCTGTCCCCGGGTGGCGGGGGTGAGCCGGCGGGTGCGTCGTTTGGGGCGGCGTGCCGCGATGAGGCTGAGCAGCCGCTGGACCTCGGCCCGTTCGGGGACGCTGAGTTGGGCGATGTCCCGGTTGCGCAGCACCTCGGCGTCGCTCGCGGCCGTCGCCTCGTCGGGGTCGCTCTCCTCCTGCTGGCCGGGCGCGCTCTCGGGCTGCCACATGGCCGGACGCACCTGCGGCACCGCCACGGTCTCGGTGGTGGGACGCGGGAGGGGCTCGGTGGAGAAGTAGTACGCGAAGCAGGCGTCGTAGCGTGCCACGTCTTCGGCGGTCGAGCAGAGGGCCAGGCGTCCGGCCCAGTAGACGTCCCGAGGGCGGGAGACGTCGAGTTCGGCGACGGCTTCGATCAGGGTGTGGGTTCGGTGCTGGTCCGCTCCAACGCCGGCGGCGCGCAGCGCGCGGGCGAACCCCAGCAGCATCACGTCGGGGTCGCCGGAGCGTGGCTCCGGTGTCGAGTGGTCCCGCGCCGTGGACACGACTAGGCTCCCACCACCGAGGCGTCCGGATTGTCGAGCAGGGCCGACAGCCGGGCGCGGACCGTCTCGTGGTCCTCGACGTGCTTGAGGAGGGCGCCCAGGGTGCGGGCGGCGGCGTCGGCGGTGAGGCGTCGTGCCCCGACGGCGGCCAGGGCCTGGGCCCAGTCGATACTCTCGGCGACTCCGGGGGGCTTGAGCAACTCGGCACCGTTGTCGGCGGGGTCGCGCAGGCGCTGCACCGTGGCGGCGACCTCCTTCGCCAGTACCTCGGTGGTTTCCGGCAGTCGGCGCCGGATGATGGAGACCTCCCGCTCGAAGCCGGGGTGGGCCATCCAGTGGTACAGGCAGCGGCGCTTGAGCGCGTCGTGCACCTCGCGTGTCCGGTTGGACGTCAGGATCACCACGGGTGGGGTGTGTGCGCGGACGGTGCCGAACTCCGGGATCGACACCTGGAAGTCGGAGAGGAACTCCAACAGGAACGCCTCGAACTCGTCGTCGGCGCGGTCGATCTCGTCGACGAGGAGGACACTGGGCGCGGCGGAAGCGGACTCATCCTCCCCGCCCAGGGCGCGCAGCAGTGGCCGCGTCAGCAGGAACCGGCGGTCGTACAGGCCACGCTCCAGCTCCTGGGTGTCGTGCACCCCCGCGGCCTGGGCGGCGCGCAGGTGCAGAAGCTGGCGGGGGTAGTCCCAGTCGTAGAGTGCCTGGCTCGCGTCGATGCCCTCGTAGCACTGCAGGCGGATGGGCTGGGTGCCCAGCACGCCCGCCATCGCCTTGGCGAGCTCCGTCTTCCCGACGCCCGGCTCTCCCTCCAGGAAGAGCGGTCGCCCCATCCGCAGCGCGAGAAACGCCGCGGTCGCGGTCCCCTCGTCGGCCAGGTAGTCCTGGGCGTCGAGCAACCGCACCAACGCGTCGGGAGAGCCGATCGCCTCCGTACCACCCGGCTCGGCCGCCATGTGCTCCCACCTTTCGTCGTCCGCCCTGATGCCAGGTTATTCTCCCCACTCGCGTTCCGGGAGTAGCCGGGTCGGGCGCCGTACGTCCTCGCAGGCCCGAGGGGCCGACGAGGAGTGGGCTGTCGGCGATGTCGCGTTGAGGCCCGGCCCGCGTGGCCAGGACGCCGCGCCGGCCGGGGTTGGGGCTGGTGCCTCGGTGCTGTGTCCTCGAAGGCTCTCGGTTGGGGAGCGGCTGTCGCCCCTACTGGGGCTGCCTCGCGGATCCTGCCCCAGCAGGGGCCCGGGCTTCGGTTCGCACGGCGATCCGTGACGGGCATCCTGGGTGGCTGTCCGAGAGAACCGACACGGGCGAACGCCGTCCCGGCGGTCGCGAGCCCGTATCAGCCATGACCGAAGACGCGAACGTCACGATCTGTCGTCGCCGTACTAGATCTCCGGTTCCTGGGCTTCGCCGCGTTCGTGGAGGAGAGCGATGAGTTGGGCGAGGTCGTCCTGGGCACGGGGGCCGTCGCTGCGTTGGATGCCCATGGCGACGATGGACGTGCCGTCGGCGAGGTCGAGGGTGGGCCAGGGTTCGCCTTCGGGCATGCGGACGTCGACGATCTCGGGCCACTCCAGGATCCACGTCCGGATGATGTTCACGACCCGCAGGCCGTCCTCGGTGGCGGTGATGCTCGCTCGGGCGAGGAAACCCATGACGACCGCGCCAACAAGGCCCAACAGCACGAGGCTGACGCGGTCGACGATGGTCCAGTTCGGTGGAAGGATCACCGCGAGGATCACCAGGGTGACCATGATCGCGACGGCCAGGACGCCCATGACGACGCGGATGCGGCGAGGCCGCCACACCATGGGAAGAGTGGTGTT is part of the Spiractinospora alimapuensis genome and harbors:
- a CDS encoding AAA family ATPase, with product MAAEPGGTEAIGSPDALVRLLDAQDYLADEGTATAAFLALRMGRPLFLEGEPGVGKTELAKAMAGVLGTQPIRLQCYEGIDASQALYDWDYPRQLLHLRAAQAAGVHDTQELERGLYDRRFLLTRPLLRALGGEDESASAAPSVLLVDEIDRADDEFEAFLLEFLSDFQVSIPEFGTVRAHTPPVVILTSNRTREVHDALKRRCLYHWMAHPGFEREVSIIRRRLPETTEVLAKEVAATVQRLRDPADNGAELLKPPGVAESIDWAQALAAVGARRLTADAAARTLGALLKHVEDHETVRARLSALLDNPDASVVGA
- a CDS encoding PH domain-containing protein gives rise to the protein MADDSANTTLPMVWRPRRIRVVMGVLAVAIMVTLVILAVILPPNWTIVDRVSLVLLGLVGAVVMGFLARASITATEDGLRVVNIIRTWILEWPEIVDVRMPEGEPWPTLDLADGTSIVAMGIQRSDGPRAQDDLAQLIALLHERGEAQEPEI